A single window of Sphaerodactylus townsendi isolate TG3544 linkage group LG03, MPM_Stown_v2.3, whole genome shotgun sequence DNA harbors:
- the LOC125429689 gene encoding LOW QUALITY PROTEIN: oocyte zinc finger protein XlCOF6-like (The sequence of the model RefSeq protein was modified relative to this genomic sequence to represent the inferred CDS: substituted 1 base at 1 genomic stop codon) gives MCTFQTIACSKCFWCGKFFSCRSKLFVHQRTHTGERPFECSECGKRFRHSSTLRVHQRTHTGERPFECSECGKRFRHSSTLHVHQRTHTKERPFECSECGKRFSQSDTLKKHQRTHTGERPFECSECGKRFSESGSLKKHHRTHTKEKPFECSECGKRFSESGTLKKHQRTHTGERPFQCSECGKRFSESGTLHVHQRTHTKERPFECSECGKRFSQSGHLQLHQRTHTKERPFECSQCGKRFSQSTQLQTHQRTHTKKRPFECSEXCGKRFRHRSTFHVHQRTHTKERPFECFECGKRFSESGSLKKHHRTHTKEKPFECSECGKRFSESGTLHVHQRTHTKERPFECSECGKRFSQSGSFQRHQRIHTKERPFECSECGKRFSESGSLHVHQRTHSKERPFECSECGKRFKNSSTLHVHQKTHTKRPFECSECGKRFSESGTLKKHQRTHTGERPFQCSECGKRFSESGTLHVHQRTHTKERPFECSECGKRFSQSGHLQLHQRTHTKERPFECSQCGKRFSQSTQLQTHQRTHTKKRPFQCSECGKEFSHSSTLHYIKNSQKEDLFSAQVWKETFSLKITPTNPSKVGKSATPSPPQLHNGHLVLTELGSTQGPSKESQVPWLWAQALSSTREQGGGSCVSLCVPVSCGVAVQYRVYFMVVSAARHAA, from the exons ATGTGCACATTCCAAACAATAGCATGCAGTAAATGCTTTTGGTGTGGaaagttcttcagctgcagatcaaagctctttgtgcatcaaagaactcacacaggagagagaccttttgaatgctcagaatgtggaaagagattcagacaCAGTAGCACTCTTCgtgtgcatcaaagaactcacacaggggagagaccttttgaatgctcagagtgtggaaagagattcagacacagtagcactcttcacgtgcatcaaagaactcatacaaaggagagaccttttgaatgctcagaatgtggaaagagattcagtcagagtgacactcttaaaaagcatcaaagaactcacacaggggagagacctttcgAATGCTCAGAG tgtggaaagagattcagtgagaGTGGCAGTCTTAAAAAGCATcacagaactcacacaaaggagaa gccttttgaatgctctgagtgtggaaagagattcagtgagaGTGGCACTCTTAAAaagcatcagagaactcacacaggtGAGAGaccttttcagtgctcagagtgtggaaagagattcagtgagaGTGGAACTCTTCacgtgcatcaaagaactcacacaaaggagaggccttttgaatgctcagagtgtggaaagagatttagtcagagtggccatcttcaactgcatcaaagaactcacacaaaggaaagaccttttgaatgctcacagtgcggaaagagattcagtcagagtaccCAACTTCAAActcatcagagaactcacacaaagaagagaccttttgaatgctcagaat agtgtggaaagagattcagacaCCGTAGCACTTTTCacgtgcatcaaagaactcatacaaaggagagaccttttgaatgctttgagtgtggaaagagattcagtgagaGTGGCAGTCTTAAAAAGCATcacagaactcacacaaaggagaagccttttgaatgctctgagtgtggaaagagattcagtgagaGTGGCACTCTTCATgtgcatcagagaactcacacaaaggagaggccttttgaatgctctgagtgtggaaagagattcagtcagagtggcagctttcaacggcatcaaagaattcacacaaaggaaaggccttttgaatgctcagagtgtggaaagaggttcagtgagagtggcagtcttcacgtgcatcaaagaactcactcaaaggagaggccttttgaatgctcagagtgtggaaagagattcaaaaaCAGTAGCACTCTTCACGTGcatcaaaaaacacacacaaagaggccttttgaatgctctgagtgtggaaagagattcagtgagaGTGGCACTCTTAAAaagcatcagagaactcacacaggtGAGAGaccttttcagtgctcagagtgtggaaagagattcagtgagaGTGGAACTCTTCacgtgcatcaaagaactcacacaaaggagaggccttttgaatgctcagagtgtggaaagagatttagtcagagtggccatcttcaactgcatcaaagaactcacacaaaggaaagaccttttgaatgctcacagtgcggaaagagattcagtcagagtaccCAACTTCAAActcatcagagaactcacacaaagaagagaccttttcaatgctcagagtgtggaaaggaattcagtcacagtagcactcttcaTTACATCAAGAACTCACAGAAAGAAGACCTTTTCAGTGCTCAGGTGtggaaagagacattca GCCTTAAAATCACACCCACCAACCCTTCCAAGGTAGGCAAATCCGCtacaccctcccctcctcaacttcacaacggacaccttgtctTGACTGAGCTGGGCTCCACCCAAGGCCCTTCAAAGGAGTCCCAG GTGCCTTG gttatgggcccaggcgCTGTCCTCCACCCGTGAGCAAGGCGGTGGTTCCTGTGTGTccctgtgtgttcctgtgagctGCGGTGTGGCTGTCCAGTACAGAGTCTACTTTATGGTGGTCTCAGCAGCCCGGCATGCCGCTTGA